Below is a genomic region from Nitrospinota bacterium.
TTAAAGTTGTGTTCTCGGTCTTCCGCGTTTGAATATTCTGTTTGATGGTTTCGAGTTCGGAAGAGATATTTTTCACTGTATTTTTCAGTTGGGCGATCTGGTGCTCAAATCCTTTTTCGGTATTGCCCTCGGACGTATTCTCAATGTTAGAATTTTTATTATCCATTACTCTGCACCTTTTTTGTCGTTTATAACAATTCTAGACCGGAGGACTCAGAATTGATTGGTTAATGTCATCAGATAAAGGCGAAGCAGATCCTCTCCGAAAAAAATGGCAATGAGCGTTCCCAAAGCCAGAAACGGACCGAACGGAATCTGGCTTTTGCGGTCCTTTTTCTGTGCGGCCATTAGGATCAAACCGATTATCGACCCCAGGATGGCCCCCAGAAAAATGACCAACAGCACCTGTTGCCAGCCCAGCAAGGCTCCCGCCGCCGCAATAAATTTTATGTCACCGCCGCCCATGCCGCCACGACTCACAATGGCGATCAAGTAAAACAACCCGCCGCCGACCAGAAAACCGAGGCCCGCATTTATGGGACCTACTAAATAACTTCCCGCCGCCAGGCCAAAAACCATTCCGGGAAGGGTGATGCGGTCGGGAATGATTTTGTGTTCATAATCGATAACCGTGATCACTACAAGGGTCGGGCAGACGATCGCATAGATCAAAGATTCCCAGGTAACGCCGAACTTGATGAAAATTGCCGCCAGCAATAACCCTGTCACGATTTCAATCAAAGGGTAAACGATCGAAATCTTCTGACTGCAGTTTCGGCATTTGCCTCCCAAAAAAAGATAGCTCAATACCGGAATATTGTCTATAGCCTGAATGGGCGTGTCGCAGGATGTGCAGTGGGAAGCGGGAAAAACCACCGATTCTTTTTTTGGCAGACGGTAGATGCAGACGTTGCAAAAGCTACCAATGGCCAGGCCAAATAAAAAGGCGGCGAATGCGGCAAAAGGGGTGGATAATTGAAATAGTGTTTCCATAGGAGTCAATCCTGAAAGCGGGTTGCGCCCGTTTCCAGTTGAACATCTGACCGATAACCGGATTTAGCTGGAAGAATATTCACGATCGTAGCTATTTGGAATCAACTGATTTACGGTTTTAAATACCGTGTCGGATGGAAATCCTTTCCGCTGAAGGTATTGGGCCAAGCGTCGACTTTTGGATTTTGGATCGACACCTTTGAGTTGGGAAAGTTTTTTTTGCGCCAGGGACTGGGCGAGTTCCCATTCGCTGAATTCGGAATAAACGACTTGCATCGTTTGATCGATGGTTTCGGTTGTCAGACCTTTGGCTGATAGTTCTCTTCGCAACCGGTATTCGCCAAATTTTTTTGTGGAGATGCGTGACCGGCTCCAGTTCAACGCAAATCGCCCGTCGTTAAGATAGCCGAGCCGGTTCAACCAGCTAACGGTTTCCTGAACCGTGGCCTGGGGGAAATCTTTTTGACCCAGGCGCTCCCTGATCTCAAACTCACTGCGGTCCCTGTAAGATAGATATTTCAGGGCGGTGCTCTGAGCTTTTTTAAGTTCATCAGGGTCGAGCATTAAATCTCAATTCAGTTCATGCGGTTTTGGCCGCTTTTTTTTCTTTATCGTTCGATGCGTCGGCTTCCTTAGGGGAGGGCTCCTGTTCAGCGGACACCGGCAGGTTCAGCTTTTCCCTCAATTTTCGATCAATCTCCGTGTACATCTCAGGGTGCTCATCAAGAAACTTGCGCGCGTTTTCCCGTCCTTGTCCGATTCTGGTCTCGTTGTAAGAAAACCAGGTGCCGCTTTTGTTGATGATTTCATGCGTCACGGCTTGATCGATCAGATCACTGGTTTTTGAAATTCCTTCGCCATAGCGGATGTCGAACTCGCAATCACGAAAGGGTGGGGCGACCTTGTTTTTGACGATTTTCACCCGCGTCCGGTTACCGATCACTTTGTCTCCATCCTTGATGGCGGCGATGCGGCGAATATCCATGCGGACTGACGAATAGAATTTGAGCGCGTTGCCGCCGGTGGTGGTTTCGGGGTTGCCGAACATCACGCCGATTTTCATGCGGATTTGATTGATGAAAATGAGGCACGTGTGGGACTTGCTGATCACGCCTGTCAGTTTACGCATGGCCTGAGACATGAGCCGTGCTTGAAGCCCCATGTGGGAATCACCCATGTCGCCATCCAGTTCCGCCTTGGGAACCAGCGCGGCGACCGAGTCCACAACAATCACGTCGACGGCGCCGCTGCGAATCAGGACTTCCGCGATCTCCAGTGTTTGCTCACCCGTGTCGGGTTGGGACAAAAGCAGATTGTCGAGATCGATGCCCAGAGCGCTGGCATATTTTGGGTCCAGCGCATGTTCTGCGTCGAGGAACGCCGCCACGCCTCCGGCTTTTTGCGCTTCGGCGATGATGTGCAGAGTGAGGCTGGTTTTCCCCGAACCTTCGGGGCCGTAAATTTCGATGATGCGACCCCGGGGAACCCCGCCGACACCCAGTGCGTAGTCCAGCGATATGGACCCGGTGGAAATGACTGGAATGCCTTTCTGGCTTTCGGCCTGGCCCAGCTTCATGATCGAACCTTTACCGAATTGTTTTTCGATCTGTGAGCATGCCAGCTCCAGGGCTTTTTCTCTATCGTTTGACCCCATTGATCCTCCTTGGCTTGACCGACTCAAATTTTTGGTTCGATCAAGCGGGTTTGAAATCGATTTTATTTAGTGACGGGTGATTGGCCCGCTAAAGATAAATTCTTCCTGAACGGTATATATGGAACCTTTCGGCGTCAACTCACTTTTTATCAACTGGACCGATGACACTTCAAACGTATTCATGTTGATGGGGTGAGCGGATTCGATTGCTTTTTTCAAACGCTCCATACCCTTGCCGGACTTAATGCGTCCCAGTGTTAGGTGATGAACCGACTGTTTTTTGTCCGCGGGGAAACCCAGTTGCGTCATCTGCTGTTCGATTTTTTCCTTCAGAGAGCTCAGACGACCCTCCGCTTCTACTATGCCGACCCATAAAACGCGGGGCCGGGAAAGATCAGGAAACACACCCACATTCCCCAAGGTTATGGAAAAAGGCGGCGT
It encodes:
- a CDS encoding prepilin peptidase; the protein is METLFQLSTPFAAFAAFLFGLAIGSFCNVCIYRLPKKESVVFPASHCTSCDTPIQAIDNIPVLSYLFLGGKCRNCSQKISIVYPLIEIVTGLLLAAIFIKFGVTWESLIYAIVCPTLVVITVIDYEHKIIPDRITLPGMVFGLAAGSYLVGPINAGLGFLVGGGLFYLIAIVSRGGMGGGDIKFIAAAGALLGWQQVLLVIFLGAILGSIIGLILMAAQKKDRKSQIPFGPFLALGTLIAIFFGEDLLRLYLMTLTNQF
- a CDS encoding regulatory protein RecX, whose product is MLDPDELKKAQSTALKYLSYRDRSEFEIRERLGQKDFPQATVQETVSWLNRLGYLNDGRFALNWSRSRISTKKFGEYRLRRELSAKGLTTETIDQTMQVVYSEFSEWELAQSLAQKKLSQLKGVDPKSKSRRLAQYLQRKGFPSDTVFKTVNQLIPNSYDREYSSS
- the recA gene encoding recombinase RecA; translation: MGSNDREKALELACSQIEKQFGKGSIMKLGQAESQKGIPVISTGSISLDYALGVGGVPRGRIIEIYGPEGSGKTSLTLHIIAEAQKAGGVAAFLDAEHALDPKYASALGIDLDNLLLSQPDTGEQTLEIAEVLIRSGAVDVIVVDSVAALVPKAELDGDMGDSHMGLQARLMSQAMRKLTGVISKSHTCLIFINQIRMKIGVMFGNPETTTGGNALKFYSSVRMDIRRIAAIKDGDKVIGNRTRVKIVKNKVAPPFRDCEFDIRYGEGISKTSDLIDQAVTHEIINKSGTWFSYNETRIGQGRENARKFLDEHPEMYTEIDRKLREKLNLPVSAEQEPSPKEADASNDKEKKAAKTA
- the thpR gene encoding RNA 2',3'-cyclic phosphodiesterase produces the protein MLDLRLFLAIDIPNSARGKITEAQSFYKALNLDAAWVKSSNMHLTLKFLGNTQPGLIPKIKSRIAEIAKATPPFSITLGNVGVFPDLSRPRVLWVGIVEAEGRLSSLKEKIEQQMTQLGFPADKKQSVHHLTLGRIKSGKGMERLKKAIESAHPINMNTFEVSSVQLIKSELTPKGSIYTVQEEFIFSGPITRH